A stretch of DNA from Phenylobacterium koreense:
GGTCTGCAGGCTGCGCGCCAAGCGCTTGCCGCTCTCGGCCAGGATCTCGACCTCCTTGGGCTCCACCCACTCGCCGCTTTGCTTGCGGCGATAGGTCTCGTGGGTGACCATCCCCTGGGTGAACAGCCCCGCGAAGGGCTCGCGCACCGACAACATGCCCTCGTCGGCCAGGGCGCGGGTGACGAAACGGGCGTAGAGCAGGTGCAGGACCGCGTGCTCGATGCCGCCCACATACTGGTCGACCGGCAGCCAGTAGTCGGCCGCGGCCTTGTCGATCGGCGCCTGGGCCTCGGTGTCGGTGAACCGCGCGAAGTACCAGGAGGAGTCGACGAAGGTGTCGAGGGTATCGGTCTCCCGCGTCGCCGCCCCGCCGCACTCGGGGCAGGTGGTGTCCTTCCAGGTCGGGTGCCGCGCCAGGGCGTTGCCGGGCTTGGAGAAGTCCATGTCGTCCGGCAGCACGACGGGCAGTTGATCCTTGGGCAGAGCGACCACGCCGCACTTGGCGCAGTGGACGACCGGGATCGGGCATCCCCAGCCGCGCTGACGGGCCACCCCCCAGTCGCGCAGGCGGTAGACGGTGGCGCCTTCGCCCTGGTCCTGCTGCTCGATCTTGGCGATCGCCGCGGCCTTGGCGGCCTCGATCTCCAGCCCGTCCAGGAACTTGGAATTGAAGATGGTCCCAGGGCCGACATAGGCCTCATCGGCCACAGCGAAGGTCGCCGCGTCCTCGCCGGGCGGCAGGACCACCGGGTTCACCGGGAGGCCGTACTTGCGGGCGAAGTCCAGGTCGCGCTGGTCGTGGGCCGGGCAGCCGAAGACCGCGCCGGTCCCGTAGTCCATCAGGATGAAGTTCGCGATCCAGACCGGCAGGCGCCAGGTCGGGTCGAGCGGGTGGACCACGGTCAGGCCGGTGTCGAAGCCGATCTTCTCGGCGGTTTCGATCTCGGCTTCCGAAGCGCCGCCCTTGCGGCACTCGGCGATGAAGGCGGCGACCTTGGGATCGGCGGCCAGTTGTTCCGCCAACGGATGATCTGGCGCGACGCCCACGAAACTGGCGCCGAACAGGGTGTCGGGACGGGTCGTATAGACCTCCAGCCCGGCCTCGAAACCGGCCTGCGGCTGGCCGCCCCAGCCGAACTTCAGGCGCAGGCCCTTGGAGCGGCCGATCCAGTTCTCCTGCATCAGCCGGACCTTGTCGGGCCAGCGGTCGAGGGTCTTCAGGCCCTCGATCAGCTCCTCGGCGTAGTCGGTGATGCGCAGGAACCACTGGTTCAGCTTGCGCTTCTCCACGATCGCGCCGGAACGCCAGCCGCGGCCGTCGACCACCTGCTCGTTGGCCAGGACCGTCTGGTCGATCGGGTCCCAGTTGACGACGCTTTCCTTGCGATAGACCAGGCCGCGCTTCCACAGGTCCAGGAACCAGTCCTGCTGCTTGCCGTAATAGGCCGCGTCGCAGGTGGCGAACTCCCGAGACCAGTCGATCGACAGGCCCAGTTCCTTCAGCTCGGAGCGCATCTTGGCGATGTTGTCGTAGGTCCAGCCGCGCGGATCGACGCCGCGCTCCATGGCGGCGTTTTCCGCCGGCAGGCCGAAGGCGTCCCAGCCCATCGGGTGCAGCACGTTGAAGCCGCGAGCGCGCTTGTAGCGGGCGACGACGTCGCCGAGCGAATAGTTGCGCACATGGCCCATGTGCAGTCGCCCGGAGGGATAGGGGAACATCTCCAGGGCGTAGTATTTCGGCGTGCCGGGCTTGGGCGGCCCGGCGCGGAACACGTCGGCGTCGGCCCAGGCTTTACGCCACTTGGGCTCGGTCTCTTTCGGATTGTAGCGGGCCATGGGCGTCTTCGAAGGTTCAGAGAAATGACGGACGGCGCCGTTCGTTGCGCCGCCCCGGACTAGGAAGGCGCATCCTGGAGTCTTCGAATGCGCCCGGCTCGGGGCTTAGCCGATGTTCGACAGCCGAAGCTGCCGCGCCTTGGTAAGGATCGCGTTCTCGAGATCGGTCTCGGTCTGGCCGGCCGCCGGAGCGTCCACCCAGTTCCCGGTCGCGTCGCGGGTCTGCTTGAACACCGCGACGTTCAGGCCGTCGGCGCGCAGGCGTGAATCCAGGATGTAGACGGTGCACTTGAAGCGCTCGTCCGGCTTTTCCGGGTTCACGTACCAGTCCGTGATGACCACGCCGCCGTAAGGGTCGGCCGAGGCCAGCGGCATGAAGGACAGGGTGTCCAGCGTCGCGCGCCACAGATAGCCGTTCACGCCAATCGCCTGCTGGTTGGAGCTGGCGGTCGTTTCGGACTTGCCGCCGATGCCCAGGAAGCCGCCGGATTCCTTCCGGCCGCCGCTCGAGCAAGCCGCCAGGGCCGACAGGCTCAGCACGAGCACTCCGGTCGTCACGCCACGCACCAAATTACCGCGTACAAACGGCATTCATCGACTCCCAGTCGTTCTTCCGCGCCGGTTCGCGCCGCGGCGCCGCCCCCTTGCAGCCGCGCCCTCTATAACAATGCCCGTGGAACCGCCAAACAGGAATCGCGTGTCTCCGCCGCCACAGGCCGCGATGATCTGCCTGCGGGACGGGCAAAGCGGTGGCGGAGTCGGTTGACCTGAAGTCGCGGGGGACTTTAATCGCCTCAACGGTCACGCCGCTTCATGGCGCGGCCGGGGCTTAGGGGCCATATAGGTGGGTATGTCCAAGCGGTTGGTCATTTCGGCGATCGGCGCGGCGCTCCTCGCGAGCGGCGCTACGGCCGCCCATGCCCAATCGGCGGCCGGCAGATCCGCCGACTTCTCCGTGCGCAGCGAAGCTTCGACCAACGCCCAAGGCGGCAAGACGTTGAAGTGGGAGCGCAAGGGGCGCTGGGGGGTGTCGCTCAATCTCGATCAGCGGGACGAGCGCGGCACCCAATTGAACGACGTCCAGGCCGGGGCCTATTTCCGCGTCACGCCGAGCCTGCGGGTCGGCGGCGCCGTCGCCCTGGGCGAGGAAGAAAGCCCGACCTTCAAGAAGACCGAGCCGCGCGACGCTGCGCCGCGGGTTCGTCTCGAGACCGCCTTCAAGTTCTAGGGCGCGTTAGCCGAAAGCGTGTGCGTGCGGCTACGCCGCTCGAACCATCTGGCCCTAAAAGGCTCTGAGGGCTTCCACAGCCGCCAGTCCGACCAGGCCCGCAGGCAGCAGCCGGCGGGCTGTTTCGTCATTGACGCCGCCGAGCGCGTAGACCGGGCCGCCGGCGGCGCGGACCAGCCGGGCCAGGCGCAACGGGCCGATGGGCTCGCCCGCCGACGGGCTGCGTGAGGCAAAGATCGCCGAGACCACCACGGCGTGCGCCCCCGCCCCCAGGGCCCGCCGGGCCGCCAGCGGGCTGTGGGCGGCGCAGGTGACCAGCCAGCCGCGGCGCTTGAGATAGGGGATCCGGCCCGCCAGGCGCTCGGGCAGGTGGACCCCGTCCGCGCCGACCTCGGCCGCCAAGTCCTCGTCCGCGCCGATCAGCAGGCGGAGTTTCCGCGTCCGGGCGATCTGCAGGAGCTTGCGCGCCTGCGCCGCCGCCTCAGGGTCGCCGAAGGTCCGATAGACGATGGCCGAGCCAGGCGGCAGCCGCCGCGCCGCGGCCTCGATGTCCGGCGTCCGGTCGGGATCGGTGAAGAATAGCAAGGAAGGCAGGGGCTTTCGCGAGGAGGCTCGCCGCCCTATGGCTTGCGCCGTTCGCGCCAACGTCCAGAAGCTTGCCGAGATGACCGTTCCTCCCGCCCTCGCCGATGTCCTAGCCCGGATCGCCCGCGCCGCGAAGGCGTCCGGCCGCGCGGCTTCCGACGTGACCCTGGTGGCGGTGTCGAAGCAGCAGCCCTGGGAGGCCGTGCAGCCAGTCCTGGAGGCCGGGCAGAGGGCGTTCGGCGAGAACCGCGTGCAGGAGGCCATGGAGCGCTGGACGCCCCATCGCGAACGCATCGAACTGCGCCTGATCGGGCCGCTGCAGACCAACAAGACGCGCGAAGCGGTGGCCTTCTTCGACGTGATCGAGAGCCTCGACCGGGAGAAGCTGGCCCGAGTGCTGGCCGAGGAGGCTCGGAAGCAGGGCAAGGCCCCCAGGCTCTATGTCCAGGTCAACACTGGCGAGGAGCCGCAGAAGGCCGGGGTGACGCCTGCGGAGGCCGATGGTTTCATCGCCGCCTGCCGCACGACCTACGGCCTGCCGGTCGAGGGCCTGATGTGCATCCCGCCGGCGGCCGAGCCGCCCGGCCCGCACTTTGCGCTACTTGCCAAGATCGCGGCCCGCAACGGGCTTGCGAAGCTCTCCATGGGCATGAGCGACGATTTCGAAACCGCCATCCGCTTCGGCGCCACCAGCGTCCGCGTCGGCTCGGCCCTGTTCGGGGCTCGGGCGTACTAACGGGGGAGCATCCGACGCTCAGCCCTCGACGATCGCCACTGCGTCACCCAGCTTGGCGACGGCCAGCAGGTCCAGCATGTCTTCGCGCGAGAGCGCGACGCAGCCTTCGGTCGGGGCGTAGCCCGGTCGGGCCAGGTGCATGAAGATCGCCGAGCCGAGCCCTGGAACCGGCGGGTCGTCGTTGTGGGCCAGCACGCAGACCAGGTCGTAGACGTCGTCCTCGCGCCACATATGCTCGGCGCTGGCCGGATGCGGCAGCTTCACAGCGCGGTTGTAGGCCGGGTCGCCCGGCGCGTCGCACCAGCCGTCGTCGCGCTCCAGGGCCTTGGTCGGCAGGCCGGTCCTGGGCGCGCCGCCCTTGTCGGGCCGGAACAACACCCGGCGGATTGGCCAGGTCCCCAGCGGCGATTTGCCGTCGCCCTCGCGCTTGTCCTCCGCGGCGACGACCCCGCCCTTGCCTAGGGCGCAACGGGTCACGCGACCGTTCAACTCGAAGCGTCCATCTGACATCGCCGTGAAGATCATGGCCTAGGGGGTCTCCTCAGGTTGGCTCTTTTGCCCGATACGGTGCATGTTCGCGCTTATGGCTCAACGCAAGACCCTCCTCGTCGTCGACGACAACGAAGAACTCCGTGGCGCTATCGCCGAACAACTGCAGCTTTCCGAGGATTTCTCGGCCATCGAAGCGGCCACCGCCGGTGAAGGCGTCAAGGCGGCGGTCGAAAATCGTCCGGACCTGATCCTGCTGGATGTCGACCTGCCCGACATGAACGGCCGCGAGGCATGCCGGCAGATGCGTGAAAAGGGCGTCGCCGCTCCGATCATCATGCTCACCGCCGCCGATACGGACGAAGACCAGATCTCCGGCCTGGAATCCGGCGCCAACGACTACGTGACCAAGCCCTTCAAGTTCCAGGTACTGCTGGCCCGCATCCGCGCGCAACTGCGTAGCGCCGAGCAGTCGGAAGGCGCGGTCTTCCACCTGGGCGCCTACGAGTTCCGCCCCTCGGCCAAGATGCTGATCGACGCCAACCAGAAGAAGATCCGCCTGACCGAGAAGGAAACCAACATCCTCAAGTACCTCTACCGGGCCGGGGAAAAGCCGGTCTCGCGCGAGGAACTGCTGGCCGAGGTCTGGGGCTATAACGCAGGCGTCACCACACACACCCTGGAAACCCACGTCTATCGCCTGCGCCAGAAGATCGAGCCCGATCCGGGCAATGCACGGCTCTTGCTGACGGAGGCCGGCGGCTACAGATTGGCGCCCTGACGGATCGAACCTGGGGGCGGCCGATGGCGAAGAAGTGGACGGTGGGCCGGGCCTTCCCGCTGATGCTGGGGGCTGCGGTGCTGGTCGGCGTGGTCGTGGTCGGCCTCAGCAGCTACCAGCGCCGCGCCGTCGCGCTGGAGGCCTCCACCAAGGCAGCCAACCTCGCCGCCATCGACGGGCCGCCGTGCCCCAGCCTGACGGCCGCCGAGTTCGACGCCAAGCCCATCAAGCCGAAGAAGGCCTTTGTCTTCAACGAGGTCCGCTACGACCGCCGGTTCGGCCATGTCGACTGCAACACCGTGGCGGTCGGCAGGGGCAACGCCTATGAGCCGGTCTGCCAGTTCTCCAGCCCCGCCCTGCTGGCGGTGACCACGCGCAAAGGCCAGTTCTTCTTCGCGCCCGGCGTCGGCAAGCCGGTCACCATCATCACCCAGGATGGCACGCCGCGCTGCGTGATGGACGGGAACTTCCGGCCCGAGCTCTCTTGAGCGCCGAGCCGCCGATGCGGGCGGTCCTGATCGGGGCGAGTCACGCTACGGCGCGCTGCACCTGTTCCTGGACCATCTGGCCGCCGCCCTGGAAGGGCGCGGCTACGAGGTCGCGCTGATCGACGTGGTCGCCGAGACCGACCGGGCCGCCGCCTTCCGGCGGGAGGCCGCGCGACCCAGCGATTTCGTCTTCAGCTTCAACATCCTCGGCGACTATCGCGACCCCGAACGGGCGACAGCTCGATCTAGATTCCAAAATCCGCGCTGACCGGGGCGTGGTCGCTGGGGCGCTCCCATTCGCGGACGTCGTCGTGCACGCGGGCCGAGGCCGCGCCGCTACGGAAGGCCGCATCCCGCAGGCCCGGGGTCACCAGGATGTGGTCGAGCCGCAGGCCGCGGTTCGACTTGCGGAAGTCCGCCGCCCGATAGCTCCACCAGGAGAACAGCTTCTCCGGTTCCGGGATCGCCGCCCGCGGCAGGTCGAGAAAGTCGAGGCTGGACTTCAGCCTGGCGAAGGCCTCCAGCTCGATCGGGGTGTGGCTGACGATCTTCGACATCTGCTTGTGACTCCAGACGTCGAACTCGCCAGGCGCGACGTTGAGGTCGCCGACGATGGCGAGCGGCGCCTTGGGGTCGCGGCCCG
This window harbors:
- the leuS gene encoding leucine--tRNA ligase, which produces MARYNPKETEPKWRKAWADADVFRAGPPKPGTPKYYALEMFPYPSGRLHMGHVRNYSLGDVVARYKRARGFNVLHPMGWDAFGLPAENAAMERGVDPRGWTYDNIAKMRSELKELGLSIDWSREFATCDAAYYGKQQDWFLDLWKRGLVYRKESVVNWDPIDQTVLANEQVVDGRGWRSGAIVEKRKLNQWFLRITDYAEELIEGLKTLDRWPDKVRLMQENWIGRSKGLRLKFGWGGQPQAGFEAGLEVYTTRPDTLFGASFVGVAPDHPLAEQLAADPKVAAFIAECRKGGASEAEIETAEKIGFDTGLTVVHPLDPTWRLPVWIANFILMDYGTGAVFGCPAHDQRDLDFARKYGLPVNPVVLPPGEDAATFAVADEAYVGPGTIFNSKFLDGLEIEAAKAAAIAKIEQQDQGEGATVYRLRDWGVARQRGWGCPIPVVHCAKCGVVALPKDQLPVVLPDDMDFSKPGNALARHPTWKDTTCPECGGAATRETDTLDTFVDSSWYFARFTDTEAQAPIDKAAADYWLPVDQYVGGIEHAVLHLLYARFVTRALADEGMLSVREPFAGLFTQGMVTHETYRRKQSGEWVEPKEVEILAESGKRLARSLQTGEPLVIGDVEKMSKSKRNTVAPEEIFEVYGVDAARLFVLSDSPPERDTQWSAAGVEGAWRFVNRVWNEFDSQPAGPAPALAADPKADELRAVTHRMIKGVTEAIETFRFNSGIARMYEFLNKLKEFPAEGAAPAVLAARHEALSVFARLISPFTPHLAEEAWARIGGEGMVVSAPWPEFDAALTQDAVRVLPVQVNGKRRGEISVAAGLEPAEVEKIVLDDPEITRRLEGLAIKKVIVVKDRIVNIVAG
- a CDS encoding DUF3576 domain-containing protein, with translation MPFVRGNLVRGVTTGVLVLSLSALAACSSGGRKESGGFLGIGGKSETTASSNQQAIGVNGYLWRATLDTLSFMPLASADPYGGVVITDWYVNPEKPDERFKCTVYILDSRLRADGLNVAVFKQTRDATGNWVDAPAAGQTETDLENAILTKARQLRLSNIG
- a CDS encoding L,D-transpeptidase family protein, producing MIFTAMSDGRFELNGRVTRCALGKGGVVAAEDKREGDGKSPLGTWPIRRVLFRPDKGGAPRTGLPTKALERDDGWCDAPGDPAYNRAVKLPHPASAEHMWREDDVYDLVCVLAHNDDPPVPGLGSAIFMHLARPGYAPTEGCVALSREDMLDLLAVAKLGDAVAIVEG
- a CDS encoding YggS family pyridoxal phosphate-dependent enzyme; the protein is MTVPPALADVLARIARAAKASGRAASDVTLVAVSKQQPWEAVQPVLEAGQRAFGENRVQEAMERWTPHRERIELRLIGPLQTNKTREAVAFFDVIESLDREKLARVLAEEARKQGKAPRLYVQVNTGEEPQKAGVTPAEADGFIAACRTTYGLPVEGLMCIPPAAEPPGPHFALLAKIAARNGLAKLSMGMSDDFETAIRFGATSVRVGSALFGARAY
- a CDS encoding NtrZ family periplasmic regulatory protein, which translates into the protein MSKRLVISAIGAALLASGATAAHAQSAAGRSADFSVRSEASTNAQGGKTLKWERKGRWGVSLNLDQRDERGTQLNDVQAGAYFRVTPSLRVGGAVALGEEESPTFKKTEPRDAAPRVRLETAFKF
- a CDS encoding response regulator transcription factor → MAQRKTLLVVDDNEELRGAIAEQLQLSEDFSAIEAATAGEGVKAAVENRPDLILLDVDLPDMNGREACRQMREKGVAAPIIMLTAADTDEDQISGLESGANDYVTKPFKFQVLLARIRAQLRSAEQSEGAVFHLGAYEFRPSAKMLIDANQKKIRLTEKETNILKYLYRAGEKPVSREELLAEVWGYNAGVTTHTLETHVYRLRQKIEPDPGNARLLLTEAGGYRLAP
- a CDS encoding thiamine phosphate synthase; translated protein: MLFFTDPDRTPDIEAAARRLPPGSAIVYRTFGDPEAAAQARKLLQIARTRKLRLLIGADEDLAAEVGADGVHLPERLAGRIPYLKRRGWLVTCAAHSPLAARRALGAGAHAVVVSAIFASRSPSAGEPIGPLRLARLVRAAGGPVYALGGVNDETARRLLPAGLVGLAAVEALRAF